A genomic segment from [Flavobacterium] thermophilum encodes:
- the fabG_4 gene encoding 3-oxoacyl-[acyl-carrier-protein] reductase FabG: protein MSQRFAGRVAFVTGGSRGIGKAIVTRFAEEGAKVAFIDLNEEALEATAAELREKGYDVYAKVASVTDREQVETTMQEVVDRFGSLDILVNNAGVIRDNLLFKMTDDDWQTVMDVHLKGAFYCARAAQKYMVEKGYGRIINVSSTSALGNRGQANYSAAKAGIQGFTKTLAIELGKFGITTNAIAPGFIETDMTKATAERLGISFEQLIQASVANIPVGRSGRPEDIAHAVAFFADERSSFVNGQVLYVAGGPKC from the coding sequence ATGAGCCAACGGTTTGCAGGAAGAGTGGCGTTTGTGACCGGAGGAAGCCGCGGCATCGGCAAGGCGATCGTCACCCGCTTCGCGGAAGAAGGGGCGAAAGTGGCATTCATCGATTTAAATGAAGAAGCGCTTGAAGCGACGGCTGCCGAGCTGCGGGAGAAAGGGTATGACGTGTACGCCAAAGTGGCGAGCGTCACCGACCGCGAACAAGTGGAAACGACGATGCAAGAGGTCGTCGACCGGTTCGGCTCGCTTGATATTCTTGTCAACAACGCCGGCGTCATCCGCGACAACTTGCTCTTTAAAATGACGGACGACGATTGGCAAACGGTCATGGACGTCCATTTAAAAGGCGCGTTTTACTGCGCCCGCGCCGCGCAAAAATATATGGTCGAAAAAGGATATGGCCGCATCATCAACGTTTCGTCGACCTCCGCGCTCGGAAACCGCGGCCAGGCGAACTATTCGGCGGCGAAAGCCGGCATTCAAGGGTTTACGAAAACGTTGGCGATCGAGCTCGGCAAGTTCGGCATTACGACGAACGCCATCGCTCCAGGATTCATTGAAACCGATATGACAAAGGCAACCGCTGAGCGGCTTGGCATTTCGTTTGAGCAGCTCATTCAGGCGAGCGTCGCCAACATCCCGGTCGGACGCAGCGGCCGTCCGGAAGACATCGCCCATGCAGTCGCGTTTTTCGCCGACGAACGGTCGTCGTTTGTCAACGGCCAAGTGCTGTATGTGGCCGGCGGCCCGAAATGTTAA
- the bbsG_2 gene encoding (R)-benzylsuccinyl-CoA dehydrogenase, with product MYLRLTDEQRMVQKAIRKFVEKELMPLENEVLRNEWEGKPGLAPEKLKELQLKAKEAGFWGINTPEEYGGANLGHVMQAIVLMEVSKTLVPFQFGGSADNILYYANEEQKKKYLIPTINGEKKSCFAMTEPGAGSDTRNIKMTAVKDGDEWVLNGEKTFITGGNDADFVMVIAITDKERHQATNGREGVTCFIVDREMGWRSEPIYTMGPSTPASLIFENVRVPEENILGELHYGYKLGLEWIGYARWVVGARAVGAAERLLQMAIDYAKERVTFGKPIAERQAIQWMIADSAVEIEAAKWLVLNAAFTLDQGEDNRHLASMAKLFGANMGNRVVDRVMQIHGGMGYTKEMPIERWYREARLWRIYDGTDEIQRLIIARNLIKGHVKLGQFI from the coding sequence ATGTATTTGCGCTTAACAGACGAGCAGCGCATGGTGCAAAAAGCGATCCGCAAGTTTGTGGAAAAAGAGTTAATGCCGCTTGAAAACGAAGTGTTGCGCAATGAGTGGGAAGGAAAGCCCGGGCTTGCGCCGGAGAAATTGAAAGAATTGCAATTAAAAGCGAAAGAAGCGGGTTTTTGGGGGATCAACACGCCGGAGGAATACGGCGGCGCGAACTTGGGCCACGTCATGCAGGCGATCGTCCTAATGGAAGTGTCGAAAACGCTCGTTCCGTTCCAGTTCGGCGGGTCGGCGGACAACATTTTGTATTATGCGAATGAGGAGCAGAAGAAAAAATACTTGATCCCGACGATCAACGGCGAGAAAAAATCGTGTTTCGCCATGACCGAGCCAGGGGCGGGGTCCGATACGCGCAACATCAAAATGACGGCGGTCAAAGATGGCGATGAATGGGTGTTGAACGGGGAGAAGACATTCATTACCGGCGGCAATGACGCCGATTTCGTGATGGTGATCGCCATCACCGACAAAGAGCGGCATCAGGCGACGAACGGGCGCGAAGGGGTGACGTGCTTTATCGTTGACCGCGAGATGGGCTGGCGCTCCGAACCGATTTATACGATGGGGCCGTCGACGCCAGCCAGCTTGATTTTCGAAAACGTGCGCGTGCCGGAAGAAAACATTTTAGGCGAGCTGCACTACGGTTACAAGCTTGGACTTGAGTGGATCGGCTATGCGCGATGGGTCGTCGGCGCCCGTGCGGTCGGGGCGGCGGAGCGGCTGCTGCAGATGGCGATTGATTATGCGAAAGAGCGCGTCACGTTTGGCAAGCCGATCGCCGAGCGGCAAGCAATCCAATGGATGATCGCCGATTCAGCGGTGGAAATCGAAGCGGCCAAATGGCTGGTGTTAAATGCGGCGTTTACGCTCGACCAAGGGGAGGACAACCGCCACTTGGCATCGATGGCGAAACTGTTTGGCGCGAACATGGGCAATCGCGTCGTTGACCGCGTCATGCAAATCCACGGCGGCATGGGCTATACGAAGGAAATGCCGATCGAGCGTTGGTATCGCGAAGCGCGGCTGTGGCGCATTTACGACGGCACGGATGAAATTCAGCGCCTCATTATCGCTCGCAACTTGATTAAAGGGCATGTCAAACTTGGTCAGTTCATCTGA
- the cobB_2 gene encoding NAD-dependent deacetylase, whose translation MGKIRQLAQWIKEANTIAVLTGAGMSTESGIPDFRSENGLYAQEDHVEYYLSEHYYKKDPADFWRRFKRMFSLKMMGGFAPNDGHRFLRWLEEMGKTVTILTQNIDGLHTKAGSTNVIELHGTLQTATCPSCGNKYDLSFINHHEVPRCEKCQTIVKPDVVLFGGLVPRMEEAFAAAAASDLLLAMGTSLEVAPVNQIPFYVAAESPATRKVLINKTATRMDGMFDLVIYGGIGETVANVRKQLQAE comes from the coding sequence GTGGGCAAAATCCGGCAACTGGCGCAATGGATCAAAGAGGCGAATACAATCGCCGTCCTGACCGGGGCCGGGATGAGCACGGAGTCCGGCATTCCTGATTTTCGCAGTGAAAACGGCCTTTACGCCCAAGAGGACCATGTCGAATATTATTTGTCAGAGCATTATTACAAAAAAGATCCGGCTGATTTTTGGCGTCGATTTAAGCGGATGTTTTCATTAAAAATGATGGGCGGCTTTGCCCCGAATGATGGGCATCGGTTTCTCCGTTGGCTTGAGGAGATGGGCAAGACGGTGACGATTTTGACGCAAAATATTGACGGGCTGCATACAAAAGCAGGGAGCACGAATGTCATTGAGCTGCACGGCACGCTGCAGACGGCGACATGCCCGTCATGCGGCAACAAGTATGATCTGTCGTTTATCAACCACCACGAGGTGCCGCGCTGCGAAAAGTGCCAGACGATTGTCAAACCGGATGTCGTTTTGTTTGGCGGGCTCGTGCCGCGCATGGAAGAAGCGTTTGCTGCGGCGGCCGCCAGCGACTTGCTTCTGGCCATGGGAACAAGTTTGGAAGTGGCGCCCGTGAATCAAATCCCGTTTTATGTCGCCGCCGAATCGCCGGCAACAAGGAAAGTATTGATTAACAAAACAGCGACAAGAATGGACGGGATGTTTGACCTTGTCATTTATGGCGGAATCGGAGAAACGGTCGCCAACGTGCGCAAGCAACTACAGGCGGAATAG
- a CDS encoding (3R)-hydroxyacyl-ACP dehydratase subunit HadB, with protein sequence MTTIRDWQVGQSLPDVTLPPVSRLDLIKYAGASGDYNPIHTIDEEAKKAGLPGIIAHGMWTMGNLAKLFTPYYEEGFVQDYFVRFQSMVFLNDIITLKATVKEKGDKTIRFDVAAVNQHGKEVVKGEAVFALYE encoded by the coding sequence ATGACGACGATCCGCGATTGGCAAGTAGGGCAGTCGCTTCCCGACGTGACGCTTCCCCCGGTGTCCCGGCTCGATTTGATCAAATATGCCGGCGCATCAGGCGACTACAATCCGATTCATACGATCGATGAAGAGGCGAAAAAAGCCGGCCTGCCGGGCATTATCGCCCACGGCATGTGGACGATGGGGAACTTGGCCAAGCTGTTTACGCCGTATTACGAAGAAGGGTTCGTACAGGACTATTTTGTCCGCTTTCAATCGATGGTGTTTTTAAATGATATCATCACCTTAAAGGCAACGGTGAAGGAAAAAGGCGACAAGACGATTCGGTTTGACGTCGCGGCCGTCAATCAGCATGGCAAAGAAGTCGTCAAAGGTGAAGCGGTCTTTGCGCTTTACGAGTGA
- the nfrA1 gene encoding FMN reductase (NADPH), which yields MMNAVIETILRHRSIRRFEERPLTDEQIRTIVECAQAASTSSYVQAYSIIGVKDPEKKQKLAELAGNQSYVAQNGHFFIFCADFHRHELIGELEGKDVLPSLESTEKFMVALIDTALAAQNAAIAAESMGLGICYIGGLRNNLPEVCALLNVPKRVIPLFGLAVGYPAQMPDRKPRLPFEHVYHEDEYDQDRTRLVEQLQRYNETVSAYYEQRTNGRRRDTWTGQMAEMLSRQVRMYIKEFVEGKGFNLR from the coding sequence ATGATGAATGCGGTCATTGAAACGATTTTGCGCCATCGCTCGATTCGCCGTTTTGAAGAGCGGCCGTTGACGGATGAACAAATCCGCACGATCGTCGAATGCGCCCAGGCGGCGTCGACTTCCAGTTATGTGCAGGCGTACTCGATCATCGGCGTGAAAGATCCGGAAAAAAAGCAAAAGCTTGCGGAATTGGCAGGAAATCAGTCGTACGTGGCCCAAAACGGCCATTTTTTCATCTTTTGCGCCGATTTTCACCGCCATGAGCTCATTGGCGAGCTAGAAGGAAAAGACGTGCTTCCGTCGCTAGAGAGCACGGAAAAGTTTATGGTCGCGCTGATTGACACAGCGCTTGCGGCGCAGAACGCCGCCATCGCTGCGGAGTCGATGGGGCTTGGCATTTGCTACATCGGTGGGTTGCGCAACAATTTGCCCGAAGTATGTGCGCTGCTAAATGTGCCGAAGCGGGTCATTCCGCTGTTTGGGCTTGCCGTCGGCTATCCTGCGCAAATGCCGGATCGAAAGCCGCGGCTGCCGTTTGAACACGTTTATCACGAGGACGAATACGACCAAGACCGCACGCGGCTCGTCGAACAGCTGCAACGCTACAACGAAACCGTGTCTGCCTATTATGAACAGCGGACGAACGGCCGCCGCCGCGACACTTGGACCGGGCAAATGGCCGAGATGCTCAGCCGTCAAGTCCGGATGTACATAAAGGAGTTTGTGGAAGGGAAAGGGTTCAATTTACGGTAG
- a CDS encoding bifunctional enoyl-CoA hydratase/phosphate acetyltransferase, whose translation MYQHDIGKRSAKVKNTVEHGAVKKFAEAIGDPHPIYWDEETGKRSRYGRNIAPPTFPRVFDYGVIEGLKLPAKGLIHGEQRFHYERPLFVGEELYCYAEVKDYYEKQSSMGLLGFLVIANNGEDADGNLIFTSTSTIMINEAVRKAMSV comes from the coding sequence ATGTACCAGCATGACATCGGAAAACGGTCGGCGAAAGTGAAAAACACCGTTGAACACGGAGCGGTGAAAAAGTTTGCGGAGGCGATCGGCGACCCTCATCCGATTTATTGGGATGAGGAGACGGGGAAGCGGTCGCGCTACGGGCGCAACATCGCCCCGCCGACGTTTCCGCGCGTGTTTGACTACGGCGTCATTGAAGGATTGAAATTGCCAGCCAAAGGGCTCATTCACGGCGAGCAGCGCTTCCATTATGAGCGTCCGCTGTTTGTCGGTGAAGAACTGTACTGCTATGCGGAAGTGAAAGATTATTACGAAAAACAAAGCAGCATGGGCTTGCTCGGTTTTTTAGTGATCGCCAACAACGGCGAGGATGCTGACGGAAATCTCATTTTCACTTCCACCTCGACGATCATGATCAACGAGGCGGTTAGAAAGGCGATGAGCGTATGA